The following proteins are co-located in the Myroides profundi genome:
- a CDS encoding tetratricopeptide repeat-containing sensor histidine kinase: protein MYSRSSLLALLDTLTQYCKRISVRHYVEYILCSLLIIGMFGCQKTTVKTNHFSNQKILDNIESNEKSVLENQYTLDSLFAITKETDPRSPQLIDIASKAYNLELYDQYFRYSKEINQIATKNNDSLVVAKSLWYIGDYYDYKMQLDSAYIYFDQAEQIYLNTKSYVDVAKMQQYKSIVLFREGLYNEAENKALEALEILERLPKDRLLYEINLNLGNILDLNQQPNEALLYYSEAIHILEYLYHNKLISNESFLESKAHCYNNIGNLYLNQKAYLNAETYLTYGYDILIELTIENELYTVLLTNLGTLNTSLNKPNEAQKNLLESLKISQEKKYKQSISANNFRLGELALRQKDTVQAIQYYKKAYAFSTKNKANNTILKSLKALSLTDKQDATKYISLYYTFNDSINKLQISKRNKFARIKYESEKLEKNIVNLKKENSQLLITSIIIVLIAIILLFIILYRNNIKKYTFLKQDQENKELIFKLLLDQEQLSQDVLTKERERISQELHDGIINSLFIIRLSLGNSKENLPILNEIEKVQNQIRLISHDLKNHEFIQQGFSEIISQLVIQNSTESQKFQLIISKNYKWDKVSYDDKINIYRILQEAIQNVIKHSQAKNCIISIFKTETSDRITITDDGIGFNYSKVKNSNGLKNISNRAKQLHASLEVNSTTQGTVIIINIPH, encoded by the coding sequence AGCTTGCTAATTATAGGCATGTTTGGTTGTCAAAAAACAACAGTAAAAACAAATCACTTTAGCAATCAAAAAATATTAGACAATATCGAATCTAATGAGAAGTCAGTACTCGAAAACCAATATACACTAGACTCTTTATTCGCAATAACGAAAGAAACAGACCCTAGGAGCCCACAATTAATCGATATCGCTTCTAAAGCATATAATCTAGAGCTATATGATCAATACTTTAGATATTCTAAGGAAATCAATCAAATAGCAACTAAGAACAATGACTCCCTAGTAGTAGCTAAATCATTATGGTATATCGGAGATTACTACGATTATAAAATGCAATTAGATAGTGCATACATATACTTTGACCAAGCAGAACAGATATACCTAAATACTAAATCTTATGTAGACGTTGCTAAAATGCAACAATATAAATCTATAGTTTTATTTAGAGAAGGATTATACAATGAGGCCGAAAATAAAGCACTAGAAGCTCTTGAAATTCTTGAAAGATTACCAAAAGATAGATTGCTCTATGAAATAAACTTAAATTTAGGTAATATCTTAGATCTAAATCAACAGCCTAATGAAGCACTTCTCTATTACTCAGAAGCTATTCATATCTTAGAGTATTTATACCATAATAAGCTTATATCTAATGAAAGTTTTCTTGAATCTAAAGCACATTGTTACAACAATATAGGTAATCTATATTTAAACCAAAAAGCTTATCTTAATGCTGAAACTTATTTAACCTATGGATATGATATACTTATTGAATTAACTATTGAAAATGAACTATATACTGTTTTATTAACCAACCTAGGAACATTAAATACAAGTTTAAATAAACCTAATGAAGCGCAAAAAAATTTACTTGAATCTTTAAAAATCAGTCAAGAAAAAAAATATAAACAAAGTATATCTGCTAACAACTTTAGATTAGGCGAATTGGCTCTTAGACAAAAAGATACTGTACAAGCTATTCAATATTATAAAAAAGCATATGCTTTTTCTACTAAAAACAAAGCCAATAATACTATTTTAAAAAGCTTAAAAGCACTTAGTTTAACAGACAAACAAGACGCTACCAAATACATTAGTCTATATTATACTTTTAATGACAGTATCAATAAACTACAGATCAGTAAGAGAAATAAATTTGCAAGAATTAAATATGAAAGTGAGAAATTAGAAAAGAATATAGTCAACCTAAAAAAGGAGAATTCTCAACTACTGATCACTTCTATCATCATTGTACTAATAGCTATTATTCTACTATTTATCATTCTATACAGAAATAATATAAAAAAATATACCTTCTTAAAGCAAGATCAAGAAAATAAAGAATTAATATTCAAGCTACTATTAGATCAAGAACAATTATCTCAAGATGTCTTAACGAAAGAGCGAGAGAGAATTAGTCAGGAGCTACATGACGGAATCATTAACTCTCTTTTTATCATTCGCTTAAGTTTGGGAAATTCTAAAGAAAACCTTCCCATACTTAATGAAATAGAAAAAGTACAAAATCAAATCAGACTAATCTCTCATGACCTCAAAAATCACGAGTTTATTCAACAAGGGTTCTCAGAGATTATCTCCCAATTAGTCATTCAAAACAGTACCGAATCTCAAAAGTTTCAACTTATCATATCCAAAAACTATAAATGGGATAAGGTTAGCTATGATGATAAAATAAATATCTATAGAATACTACAAGAAGCAATACAGAATGTAATCAAACACTCCCAAGCTAAAAACTGTATAATCTCTATCTTTAAAACAGAGACTAGTGATAGAATAACCATCACAGATGACGGAATAGGGTTTAACTACTCTAAAGTTAAGAATAGTAATGGACTCAAAAATATTAGTAATAGAGCCAAACAGCTTCATGCCTCACTAGAGGTCAATTCGACAACTCAAGGAACTGTAATTATCATCAATATACCTCATTAA
- a CDS encoding response regulator, translating to MKLSYNFLIIDDHPMIINGYKAIIQSKYEAPVFYEATNIEDAITLVDTVEKVDFLLLDYNIGKPYNDIENGIDLAKFLADKYDGVKILVITAHEEITIVYNIHKKVRPHALLIKSDVNTDELILAIENTIKGNIYRSSKAQQALISMNQRAVLLQEDNIQILMLLDKGYKVQEIPTLIHKSLSSVQRNIGLLKEVFNVTENSGLLREAKKQGFI from the coding sequence ATGAAGCTATCTTACAATTTTCTTATCATAGATGATCATCCAATGATTATCAATGGCTATAAAGCTATTATCCAAAGCAAATATGAGGCTCCTGTCTTCTATGAAGCTACTAATATAGAAGATGCCATAACACTGGTAGATACTGTAGAAAAAGTAGATTTCTTACTACTAGATTACAATATAGGTAAACCCTATAATGATATTGAGAATGGAATAGACTTAGCTAAATTCTTAGCCGATAAATACGACGGGGTAAAAATATTAGTGATTACTGCACATGAGGAAATTACTATCGTATATAATATCCATAAAAAAGTAAGACCTCACGCTTTACTGATAAAATCAGATGTAAATACAGATGAGCTAATCCTAGCAATAGAAAACACAATAAAAGGAAATATCTATAGGTCTAGCAAAGCACAACAAGCTCTAATATCTATGAATCAACGTGCAGTCTTGCTTCAAGAAGACAATATCCAAATCTTAATGTTATTAGACAAGGGGTATAAAGTTCAAGAAATACCAACTTTAATTCATAAGAGTCTAAGTTCTGTACAGCGTAATATCGGACTATTAAAAGAGGTATTTAATGTAACAGAAAATAGTGGTCTACTGAGAGAGGCTAAAAAGCAAGGTTTTATATAA
- a CDS encoding ornithine cyclodeaminase family protein, whose protein sequence is MNTIKVLNSEDIKQLVSIEEAIETVVDAYVELSNNTAEMPERVITGLGNDYLDIFFKPSLISNINTAGVKLLSIRKQGGVNGHPAIQGLVILIDSENNLTQAIVDGSHLTALRTGGASGVATRYLARKDSSVMALFGAGAQAYTQFEAVCAERPIKKAYLFGSSKNSKSVQTFIEYYKDKSDVEIIAADDLEVLANVDIICTVTPSATPLFKTSHLKKGVHINAAGSYSPTMHELPEDIFMNSSLFVDHEDSCFSSTADILVPLEKALLPEENYKGEIGDLILGRIQGRTSDSEITVFKNVGIAIQDLITAKYAYDKACRENLGTSIKM, encoded by the coding sequence ATGAATACCATAAAAGTATTAAACTCAGAAGACATAAAACAATTGGTTTCTATAGAAGAAGCAATAGAAACGGTTGTGGATGCTTATGTTGAACTATCTAATAATACAGCTGAAATGCCTGAGCGAGTAATAACAGGTCTAGGTAATGACTATCTAGATATCTTTTTTAAACCATCGTTAATTTCCAATATCAATACAGCAGGCGTTAAACTTTTAAGCATACGCAAACAAGGCGGTGTTAATGGTCATCCTGCTATACAAGGACTAGTTATATTAATTGACTCAGAAAACAACCTTACTCAAGCAATAGTGGATGGTTCTCATCTTACTGCCTTAAGAACAGGAGGTGCTTCTGGGGTAGCAACTCGTTATTTAGCTAGAAAAGACTCCTCTGTAATGGCTCTATTTGGAGCTGGAGCACAAGCGTATACACAATTTGAAGCTGTATGTGCAGAAAGGCCTATTAAAAAAGCGTATCTATTCGGTAGTTCTAAGAACAGTAAGTCCGTTCAAACATTCATCGAATACTACAAAGACAAATCTGATGTAGAGATTATAGCTGCAGATGATTTAGAGGTTCTTGCTAATGTAGATATTATTTGTACAGTTACCCCTTCTGCAACGCCTTTATTTAAAACTTCTCATCTCAAAAAAGGAGTACATATCAACGCGGCTGGATCCTATAGTCCAACTATGCATGAGTTACCTGAAGATATCTTTATGAATAGTTCTTTGTTTGTAGATCATGAAGATTCTTGTTTTTCTTCAACTGCTGATATCCTTGTACCACTAGAAAAAGCATTATTACCAGAGGAGAATTATAAAGGAGAAATCGGAGATTTAATCTTAGGTAGAATTCAAGGAAGAACAAGTGACTCTGAGATAACAGTCTTTAAAAATGTTGGTATCGCAATCCAAGATTTAATTACCGCTAAATATGCCTATGACAAGGCTTGCAGAGAAAACTTAGGTACTTCTATAAAAATGTAA
- a CDS encoding two-component regulator propeller domain-containing protein, producing the protein MKKILLFSLLLIGINTYGQYLYPVKVENCKIDRFCLDCGDTLAGYDQKAFTKLEQELNKELDLNKLTGRIGFQVLVAPNKTGCVISHTDESNSTVTKKIIEKLNKFKKWTPSITDGKIELKTSINVVFEIQNNTISGEIVRVDFAEFEKSFDYPTDPEILNNTYQYKNESLSNYTISVWDTKNSNLHNNNIMKIAVDKSELVWVISSFELLTFNGKDFKKMQYNDSLNDPGYHRILIDTNDIVWLNQDREIYSIKNHKWQKHPLNLSYDNSVYNITENPKKQEIFVSFEGGLAIYNNQRWDFLHQEILKKLPSNRINFTQRDSNNKLWISTFNGSVVLNKNNELVKLEHLTSLLKNKYINSMDEDQNGNLYFLFGEFDIKKDMQGQSGVIIYYLNNTFTQFSIENSGIATDNSFSKLLYDKEEDILWIATYNAGLIRYDLKKDSWENYHSKNSMLPTSKITDMAFDKNYNLYLATDQGLVKLEKR; encoded by the coding sequence ATGAAAAAAATACTATTATTCTCTTTACTCCTAATTGGAATTAATACATATGGACAGTATTTGTACCCGGTAAAAGTAGAAAATTGTAAAATAGATAGGTTCTGCCTTGACTGTGGTGATACATTAGCAGGGTATGATCAAAAAGCTTTTACGAAACTTGAACAAGAGCTAAACAAAGAGTTAGATCTTAATAAGCTTACTGGAAGAATAGGATTTCAGGTTTTAGTAGCTCCTAATAAAACTGGTTGCGTTATAAGTCACACAGATGAATCAAATAGTACAGTGACAAAAAAAATAATTGAAAAACTAAACAAGTTTAAAAAGTGGACTCCTTCTATAACAGATGGTAAAATAGAACTAAAGACTTCTATAAACGTTGTCTTTGAAATTCAAAACAATACTATATCTGGTGAGATTGTTAGAGTAGATTTTGCTGAATTTGAAAAATCTTTTGATTACCCTACTGATCCAGAAATCTTAAACAACACCTACCAATACAAAAATGAAAGTCTATCTAATTACACCATATCAGTTTGGGATACTAAAAACTCTAACTTACACAATAACAATATAATGAAAATTGCTGTAGACAAATCTGAATTGGTTTGGGTAATATCTTCTTTTGAACTACTAACTTTTAATGGAAAAGACTTTAAAAAAATGCAATACAATGATTCTCTTAATGACCCGGGATATCATCGTATTTTAATAGATACTAATGATATAGTTTGGTTAAATCAAGATAGAGAAATATATTCTATCAAAAACCATAAATGGCAAAAACACCCACTAAATTTATCATATGATAACAGTGTCTATAACATTACAGAAAATCCTAAAAAACAAGAAATTTTCGTAAGTTTTGAAGGTGGATTAGCAATTTATAATAACCAGAGATGGGATTTTCTTCATCAAGAAATATTAAAAAAACTTCCTTCAAATAGAATTAATTTTACACAAAGAGATTCTAATAATAAGTTATGGATAAGCACCTTCAATGGAAGTGTTGTACTTAATAAAAACAATGAATTAGTTAAATTAGAACATCTCACTAGCCTTCTTAAAAATAAATATATTAATTCTATGGATGAGGATCAAAATGGTAATCTGTACTTCTTATTTGGTGAATTTGATATTAAAAAAGATATGCAAGGTCAAAGTGGTGTAATTATTTATTATTTAAATAATACATTTACTCAATTTTCCATAGAAAACTCTGGAATTGCTACTGATAACAGTTTTTCAAAATTACTTTACGACAAAGAAGAGGATATTTTATGGATTGCCACTTATAATGCAGGGCTTATTAGGTATGATTTAAAAAAAGACTCTTGGGAGAATTATCACAGCAAAAACTCAATGCTCCCTACCTCTAAAATTACAGATATGGCTTTTGATAAAAACTATAATCTATATTTAGCTACTGACCAAGGCCTTGTTAAATTAGAAAAAAGATAA
- a CDS encoding two-component regulator propeller domain-containing protein, with translation MKKIPLFSFLLLGINSYGQYMYPVKVENCKIDRFCLDCGDTLAGYDQKAFTKLEQELNKELDLNKLTGRIGFQVLVAPNKTGCVISHTDESNSTVTKKIIEKLNKFKKWTPSITDGKIELKTSINVVFEIQNNTISGKIVRVDFTEFEKNYDQPTAPKILNKTYQYKNENLSNYTISVWDTKNSYLLDNDIMGVAVDNSGLVWLISNFELLTFNGQEFKEIQYNDPFNDNESGYSQILIDADNIVWLYGNKQIYSIQEHKWLKHNTGLSKETYVITMSNNPVSKEIFVSSPEGVAIYKNQKWNFINQKKVKELPSTNIYLTQRDSNNRLWIGTSSGNIIMDKHNKPIPSDSFPAIIKKKTITDMTEDNQGNLFLSLYNFEAKKEEEIYMDFIIYHTNGSYTEFTLENSGLTTNKDLTNTLYDKEDDILWIATFNAGLIRYDLKKDTWENYHSKNSMLPTSKITDMAFDKNYNLYLATDQGLVKLEKK, from the coding sequence ATGAAAAAAATACCATTATTCTCTTTTCTTCTCTTAGGAATTAATTCATATGGGCAGTATATGTACCCTGTAAAAGTAGAAAACTGTAAAATAGATAGGTTCTGCCTTGACTGTGGTGATACATTAGCGGGATATGATCAAAAAGCTTTTACGAAACTTGAACAAGAGCTAAACAAAGAGTTAGATCTTAATAAGCTTACTGGAAGAATAGGATTTCAGGTTTTAGTAGCTCCTAATAAAACTGGTTGTGTTATAAGTCACACAGATGAATCAAATAGTACAGTGACAAAAAAAATAATTGAAAAACTAAACAAGTTTAAAAAGTGGACTCCTTCTATAACAGATGGTAAAATAGAACTAAAGACTTCTATAAATGTTGTCTTTGAAATTCAAAACAATACTATATCTGGTAAGATTGTTAGAGTAGATTTTACTGAATTTGAAAAAAACTATGATCAGCCCACAGCCCCTAAAATATTAAACAAAACCTACCAATACAAAAATGAAAATCTATCTAATTATACAATATCTGTTTGGGATACTAAAAACTCTTATCTGTTAGATAATGATATCATGGGAGTTGCTGTAGACAATTCTGGATTGGTTTGGTTAATATCCAATTTTGAACTATTAACTTTTAATGGACAAGAATTTAAAGAAATTCAGTATAATGATCCTTTTAATGATAATGAATCTGGGTATTCACAAATTTTAATTGATGCGGATAATATAGTTTGGTTATATGGTAATAAACAAATATACTCTATACAAGAGCATAAATGGCTAAAGCACAATACTGGTCTATCCAAAGAAACATACGTTATAACAATGAGTAATAATCCTGTTTCTAAAGAAATTTTTGTCAGCTCACCTGAAGGAGTTGCTATTTATAAAAATCAAAAATGGAATTTTATAAATCAAAAAAAAGTAAAAGAACTTCCTTCAACTAATATATACCTTACACAAAGAGATTCAAATAACAGGCTTTGGATAGGTACCTCTAGTGGAAATATTATAATGGATAAGCACAATAAACCAATTCCTTCTGATTCTTTTCCCGCTATCATAAAAAAGAAAACCATTACTGATATGACTGAAGATAACCAAGGAAATCTCTTTCTATCTTTATATAATTTTGAAGCCAAAAAGGAAGAAGAAATATATATGGATTTCATCATATATCATACAAACGGAAGCTATACTGAGTTTACTTTAGAAAATTCTGGACTTACTACTAATAAAGATTTGACAAATACCCTCTATGATAAAGAAGATGATATCTTATGGATTGCCACTTTTAATGCAGGGCTTATTAGGTATGATTTAAAGAAAGACACTTGGGAGAATTATCACAGCAAAAACTCAATGCTCCCTACCTCTAAAATTACAGATATGGCTTTTGATAAAAACTATAATCTATATTTAGCTACTGACCAAGGCCTTGTTAAATTAGAAAAAAAATAA
- a CDS encoding 3-oxoacyl-[acyl-carrier-protein] synthase III C-terminal domain-containing protein translates to MKLVHTYFYHPSNIESNEDVIKQFEEQGVSMGKIQEALGRTNRFIVPKNSEETTVSMGIEAAKGVLKQSGISIEEIDIIAFVTCTPEHQIPCDSIFIHNGLKAKHNTMCYDINVNCIGAFVALDQVTHYLNSSKTASKALVVCSEKLSNILDTKNPVTAFCFSDSAFAFIVEKDTTPSGLVDVLYHTDSSFCDTVLFPPKGHSCFMPGELTMWDTSFDGSGSVEFALDKIESFLAKNGLTIEDISLFLLSQLSLKNIKKIKEYYNLPDKKVPFYSKELGYSGSSSPFLALHQYQKEVKPLKQGDYFLMWTLGAGYQAGLMLWRY, encoded by the coding sequence ATGAAATTAGTACATACTTATTTTTACCATCCTTCAAATATTGAGAGTAACGAGGATGTAATTAAGCAATTTGAGGAACAGGGTGTCTCTATGGGCAAGATTCAAGAAGCTTTAGGAAGAACTAATCGTTTTATTGTACCAAAAAATTCAGAAGAAACCACAGTATCTATGGGAATAGAAGCTGCAAAAGGTGTCTTAAAACAAAGTGGTATCTCTATAGAAGAAATAGATATTATAGCTTTTGTAACCTGTACACCAGAGCATCAAATTCCTTGTGATTCCATCTTTATACATAATGGATTAAAGGCAAAGCATAATACGATGTGTTATGATATTAATGTTAATTGCATTGGAGCTTTTGTTGCTTTAGATCAAGTTACCCATTATTTAAACAGTAGTAAAACGGCAAGCAAAGCACTGGTGGTTTGTTCTGAAAAACTATCTAATATTTTAGATACTAAAAATCCTGTAACAGCTTTCTGTTTTTCTGATTCAGCATTTGCTTTTATTGTAGAAAAAGATACAACGCCTTCAGGTTTAGTAGATGTTCTTTATCATACTGATAGCAGTTTTTGTGATACAGTTTTATTTCCTCCTAAAGGGCATTCTTGTTTTATGCCAGGAGAATTAACAATGTGGGATACATCATTTGATGGAAGTGGAAGTGTGGAATTTGCACTGGATAAGATAGAGAGCTTTTTAGCAAAAAATGGATTAACAATAGAAGATATCAGTCTATTCTTATTATCTCAATTGTCTTTAAAAAACATAAAAAAGATAAAAGAGTATTATAATTTACCAGATAAAAAGGTTCCTTTTTACTCTAAAGAGCTAGGTTATTCAGGATCATCTAGTCCTTTTTTAGCGTTACATCAATATCAAAAAGAAGTAAAACCATTAAAGCAAGGGGATTACTTTTTGATGTGGACATTAGGAGCAGGATATCAAGCTGGATTAATGCTATGGAGATATTAA
- a CDS encoding PorP/SprF family type IX secretion system membrane protein → MKLKKRIILIGVYLLTVGITSTLYAQQDPQYTQYMYNTNMINPAYAGSRGTLNVFGMYRTQWVGLDGAPKTANVSVSTPLGESGLGLGVNFTNDRIGAMDENNISVDLAYAIDLNADYKLAFGLKGTANLLSVDYTKLNIHNPTDPVSQENINNKFNPNIGAGLYMYSDKAYVGLSVPNFLTTDRYDDNDITTMRQKMHFYLMGGYVFDVSENLLIKPAALVKAVSGAPLQVDLTANFLFYDKFTLGGAYRWDASVSALAGFQVNENLFVGYSYDFETTALQRYNSGSHEIFLRFELFKQRSMINTPRFF, encoded by the coding sequence ATGAAATTGAAAAAGAGAATTATATTAATAGGAGTATACCTACTTACAGTAGGTATTACTTCTACACTTTACGCTCAGCAAGATCCGCAGTATACCCAGTATATGTATAATACTAATATGATCAACCCAGCTTATGCAGGGAGCCGTGGAACACTGAACGTGTTTGGGATGTATAGAACTCAGTGGGTAGGGCTAGATGGAGCACCTAAGACAGCGAATGTGTCTGTATCTACCCCTCTTGGAGAAAGTGGGTTAGGACTAGGAGTGAACTTTACCAATGATCGCATTGGGGCAATGGATGAGAATAATATCTCTGTAGACTTAGCTTATGCTATTGACTTAAATGCTGATTATAAATTAGCTTTTGGTTTGAAGGGAACAGCTAACTTATTAAGCGTTGATTATACAAAGCTTAATATCCACAATCCTACAGATCCTGTAAGCCAAGAGAATATTAATAATAAGTTTAACCCAAATATTGGAGCAGGACTTTATATGTATTCAGATAAAGCATATGTAGGGTTATCAGTTCCGAACTTCTTGACTACAGACCGTTATGATGATAATGATATCACGACGATGCGTCAGAAGATGCACTTCTACCTAATGGGAGGGTATGTATTCGATGTGAGTGAGAACTTATTAATTAAGCCAGCCGCTTTAGTTAAGGCAGTAAGTGGAGCACCATTACAAGTAGATTTGACAGCTAACTTTTTATTCTATGACAAGTTTACTTTAGGAGGAGCTTATCGTTGGGATGCTTCAGTGAGCGCCTTGGCAGGATTCCAGGTCAATGAAAATCTATTTGTAGGTTATTCTTATGACTTTGAGACTACTGCGCTTCAACGTTATAACTCAGGTTCGCATGAGATCTTCTTAAGATTTGAATTATTTAAGCAGCGTAGTATGATTAATACGCCACGATTTTTTTAA
- a CDS encoding gliding motility-associated C-terminal domain-containing protein: MTRNIMNILGLLIIVVLVPNKVIYAQSSESITVNIGQLSIMPNTVVSTYFDFKNGNLGSVFNNGEIQFYKSYHNDGLFTYTTGNTTGIALFKGNQLQNLTGSKPSEYFDIVFDNSSSEYPFELKNDFLINGKANFIQGIVKVNVDAEASILFKENATHTQVSNQSYVDGVVDKKGNKAFTFPIGKNGYYRYASISASESLIDLYSSEYFLNNSNLLYPHQKRVGNIEVINTKEFWVINQAKKGSGSVIITLSWNNNTTPIELLTNPEKELHIVRWDVQEQLWVDEGGVVDIERKEIATPTSITNYGIFTLAKVKPAPSYEEKDIVVYNLVTPNADGKNDYFIIENINRFPNNTVEIYNRWGVKVFDTKSYDSAGNVFRGYSDGRITISKNEKLPSGTYFYVIEYDFKGTRIKKTGYLHLENE; the protein is encoded by the coding sequence ATGACAAGAAATATTATGAATATACTAGGGCTGCTCATAATAGTAGTTTTAGTACCTAATAAGGTTATTTATGCTCAATCTAGTGAATCAATTACTGTTAATATTGGTCAATTATCTATAATGCCTAATACTGTGGTTAGCACTTATTTTGATTTTAAAAATGGCAATCTAGGCTCTGTTTTTAATAATGGGGAAATTCAGTTTTATAAGAGTTATCACAATGATGGTTTATTTACTTATACGACAGGTAACACAACCGGAATAGCTCTATTTAAAGGGAATCAATTACAGAATTTGACAGGTTCTAAACCTTCAGAATATTTTGATATTGTCTTTGATAATAGTTCTTCTGAGTATCCTTTTGAGCTAAAAAATGATTTTTTAATTAATGGAAAAGCTAATTTTATTCAAGGCATTGTAAAGGTAAATGTGGATGCAGAAGCAAGTATATTATTTAAGGAAAATGCCACACATACTCAGGTAAGTAATCAAAGTTATGTTGATGGAGTAGTTGACAAAAAAGGAAACAAGGCTTTTACCTTTCCTATTGGTAAGAATGGATATTATCGTTATGCAAGTATTTCTGCTTCGGAGAGTCTAATTGATTTGTATTCAAGTGAGTATTTTTTAAATAATTCTAATTTACTTTATCCTCATCAAAAGCGTGTAGGTAACATAGAGGTGATTAACACGAAGGAGTTTTGGGTAATTAATCAAGCAAAAAAAGGTAGTGGTTCTGTTATTATAACTTTATCATGGAATAATAATACAACTCCAATTGAATTATTAACCAATCCAGAGAAAGAGTTACATATTGTTCGCTGGGATGTTCAGGAGCAGCTCTGGGTAGATGAAGGTGGAGTAGTGGATATAGAGCGTAAAGAAATTGCTACACCAACAAGCATTACTAATTATGGCATTTTTACATTGGCAAAAGTAAAGCCTGCTCCATCTTATGAAGAAAAAGATATTGTTGTTTATAATCTTGTAACACCTAATGCAGATGGAAAGAATGACTATTTTATTATAGAGAATATTAATCGTTTTCCTAATAATACAGTTGAGATTTATAACCGTTGGGGAGTGAAGGTATTTGACACGAAGAGTTATGACAGTGCAGGTAATGTGTTTAGAGGATACTCTGATGGACGTATTACTATAAGCAAAAATGAGAAATTACCATCAGGAACTTATTTCTATGTAATAGAGTATGACTTTAAAGGAACTAGAATTAAAAAAACAGGGTATTTGCATTTAGAAAATGAATAA
- a CDS encoding helix-turn-helix domain-containing protein codes for MVDFLLHRFNNILVVISLEVNKTIVLLKANTNFNLISLSVVEIRYWKYYLFGALIFWTFIFFSIFICRVEKKTIIGLRFNQIAFVLNLIINTELVDTYQVSETDQISPETRLRLIELINLFEKEHRYKDPCISLTSLASEFGTNRSYLSAILRERNNENFNSYLNTLRVEYVITLLNHETELKLCKIAYISALAGFSSHSQFSTVFKRVKGVTFSKYLKEI; via the coding sequence ATGGTCGATTTTTTATTACATCGTTTTAATAATATTCTAGTTGTTATCTCATTAGAGGTAAATAAGACTATTGTTCTATTAAAGGCAAACACTAACTTTAATTTAATAAGTTTAAGCGTTGTGGAGATAAGGTACTGGAAGTATTACTTATTTGGAGCATTAATATTTTGGACATTCATATTCTTTTCCATCTTTATATGTAGGGTTGAAAAAAAGACAATAATTGGTTTAAGGTTTAATCAGATTGCATTTGTTTTAAACTTAATTATCAATACAGAGTTAGTAGATACTTACCAAGTATCAGAAACCGATCAAATATCCCCCGAGACACGATTGCGTTTAATAGAACTGATTAATTTATTTGAAAAAGAACATAGATATAAAGATCCTTGTATTTCATTAACATCCCTTGCATCAGAATTTGGTACCAATCGAAGTTATTTATCAGCTATATTAAGAGAGCGAAATAATGAAAACTTTAATTCATATTTAAATACACTTCGAGTAGAATATGTTATTACTCTTTTAAACCATGAGACAGAATTAAAATTATGTAAGATCGCATATATTTCTGCACTAGCAGGTTTTTCATCTCATAGTCAATTTTCAACTGTTTTTAAAAGAGTGAAAGGAGTTACTTTTTCAAAGTATCTCAAAGAAATTTAG